CGATTGGCAGTTTACCGTTCAACCCTTTGACAATTTCGCTTCTAGATAGTCTGCAGGAATTGTTACAACTGTTCTCATTCACACTCAAAGTATTTTCGATATAATTAGTTTTTACACTACCGTTTGTTTGATCGTGATGTCTATACTGAACTGAATCCCGATCTTCCTTAAGGTATTCTGCACTCACACCGTTGCTCTGTTCATTATTGCATGGTATTGTTCTGTGCAAATCCTGATTATCAGCatcattttgtttattgcaGGCATTGCCACAGTCTTTTTCGTTGTCGCATTTCTCCTCCAATTCCGCTGTAAACGTGCTGATCTTAAACTCGGTTTGCTTGGACTGGTTTAGCACCCGTTCTCCCATCAAATCATCCTCTGGTTCATCCTCCTCTATCCAGATTGTTCCCTTTGCTCGTTTCTTTATGGTATAACCCTCAAATTTATCGTAGAATTTCTCAGCTTTGTCAACCTCGTGCCATGGGCTACCTTTCGATCTCAGTAAGTGCCCACTTTCGTGTTTCGCGCGAGTACGTAAATTGTGAGGTGAACTTAATCTTAAATTGAGATTCCTGCGCGCGCCATTGCACTGTACCATTTTTACATCTTCAACTTCGAAATCTCCTAAACTTTTCGCGTTCCTATTTACTTTCCCTTCTGGCAGTACGATGTCATGAAGATTACGATCTCCATTGGAAAACAAGTTGCAGTCTTTTCTGTTGGACAAATAGAAAGAAAgcaaaatttatcaaataaatcacCGATCTTACGGCAGAGTGAGAatgacagaaatatatttacatatgcGAAGTTGTACATACTCTATATCTTTTGTTCTgttcaattttagaaatgCTTCAACGTTGGCTCCTGCGTTGATCAGAGTATCcaaagataaaaaattgtcattgtTCCGTACAAAGCTAAGGTGTTGGTCACTTTGCACATGTTTGCTAAGATCCCGGTAACTGATACGACAAATTTCACAATAACCAGAAGCTAATTGTTCAGTTCTGCGAGCACGAGTGCCAGTCGTTCGTGGTCGCCGAGTCATTTCTTTATCCtgtttattatagaaaatgttaaCGCGTGTACAGtttattgtactttataaGTTACAACATGTATCACATAATATCTTACCTCCTCTTCTTTGATCGGTTGATTTCTATCCCTATTTTCCTTTATGTCTGCTCGTAGTTTCTCTGGCTTTTCTCGCCTTTTCGTATTGAAAGGACAAGAGCCCAATTGgccagaaaaatttaatgttgGCCACACAGGTAATTCAAGAAAGACTGGCCTTGTATTCCTAAATAGAATTAGAGTTGTAATACAAAATGTTACTTGTAATTTCACGGTACTTGCATGAAAACATACCTCTGGAAGGCCTCAAATTTGATATAAGATCCCTTGAGATGTCTGACCTTTAAGTCTTTAGTTGAAGTCTGCTGGCAAGATTGCTTTGATCGTTTCAAATGATCAGTATCTTTGACagaggaatatattttatctagcCAAGTTTGTAGTTTATCAATTGCCCAAATAGGAATTCTCCAATTTTGGGCGTTGTAAAGCGGATCCACGGAACACTGTTGTGGCTGTATCAGAGCACGTTCCAACATTGCATCCACTCGCGATTTCTATAACAAGTTATACAAGAAAACGGCAAGTTAACAAAGATACTTAACATGGAGGCGAAAATGTTCTATCAACAGAGAATACTTACAGATCTTTGGGTAGTTTGACCCCTCAGAGAAGTTGAGTTAGAAAGAGAACAGTCAGGACTAAAATATGGTGTTTGAGGAGTTGGCACGGGAGTAGGAGTTTCTACACTCCTCAGCGAGGGAGGTCCCCCGCTGCCTCCGCTGGCACAACcccatttatatttttcaaattgaatgtCACCCGACTTGTTCACTCTGTCACTAACTACCAGAGTCACGTTctgtactaaaaataattctatcacctaaaaagaacaattgaaattttagaaagttaTAAGGTATGTAAAAAAATGCAAGGATGCGGTATCATTTGATTCTGGAGTACACAAGCAAAACAAGATACAAGAAGGAGAAGGATGTGTGCAAGGGAACAAAGCTGTCCAAAATTCCAAGGAGGCAACTTACGCGGGGATCGTCAGTAGCTGCATGGAAAAAGATGTGCGGAAAGTGTGGATGCACGGTGATAGTAACTGACCCGTTGACGGACGCTCGGGCACACGTTTACATCGCGGTATGCTGACGTCAAGCGGTCTCGTGTTCTTCTCGAGAGCGACCGAGCGCGCCTATCAAGCGATTTCGCAGAAGCGCAAGTTACGCGCGTACAGATAGAAACGTTCGTGTAGTCAACAATGGTTGCCGCATTGTTGCACACCGCCGTTCTAATAATACGCAGCGTCGCGGAGAATCAGAACAATAACGAAACACGTGGGATCGAATGAAACGAATAATTGAACGGTGTTTCGATCGGAATACCAACGCGAAAGTATGCTTCAAATGATATTTCTGCGGAGGCCCAAAGCGGTCACTGAGTTTACACTTGGTTACTGTCAAACGGTCTTGAAATGCACCAAACCATCGCACAAAACAACTTCCTCGAACGACACTGTTTATCGGTTCGCGAATTACCGAATATCATGAAGTAAACGTCGGACACCTTTCGAAATGCGATTCGCGAGGAACGGTACCGGAAGGGGAAGTTTCTCAAGATGTTTCTCGAGCGGTCAAACGAAAGTAAAGAGATAAAGGAAAAGAGCGCTGGGACGCGCTGCGAGATCGTTACTCGCGGGGGAGAACTGTCACACACAAAATGGCCATTCGCCGTTAACAGCTTGGCAGACGAGCCTGGAGGCGGCGCTTTGCATTTCTGTTCGCTCGAGGACAGCGAACGGAACGGCGTATCGTATAACAGACATTTCCCGAATATGTGAAAAGCGCTTCTCGCACGGTTTCCACGTtcattttttcgatttttttcctACGTCAGCCCACCAAGCAACAACACAACAACCAATGATGACAAATCCGGTCCACTTCGTTCTACTTCTCTGGTCACCCTAAAGATGGCGCGAGCACGACCCGGTTTTTCACCGATTGTTTGTCAACAGAGAACTACATATTGGATTGTCACATAAAGTTTTGACATTTATTGCTCtgctatttctctctattatACAAAGAGACAATGTTGTCGCTATAAAGTTtacgtaatttttttttcttcaaaaatactTTTTGACGTAGAAtctttatatgaatttaataaaagctaGCAATACCAATAAAAACTATCAACAATGGAAAATTTTACGGTTAActggaaataatattgaatattgagcaACTTTTCCCTTAATAATGTGCAAGTAATTCGATACAGCCGAgtttggaaatatattttgaaaaattgaaaacacgCGACgtcattgaatttttgtaactttCGAGTTTGGTTCTGTTACGCTTCGTTCAAACATCGTTAAATTTGGttcgattttcatttcgagAATCAGCAAACTGATTTACCTCGTTCTAGATTCTAGTCGAAtgagattttcgaaaatagtgTGCGCTCACGCTTCATGCGTAGAGTAAGCGACGAGATATACAAATGGACGGTTTAAATGTGGCGGGAAGGAGGATAGGGGATACACTATAAGAAAGCAAACAActatgagagaaagagaaagagagagagagggggagggagagagagagagagagagaaagactgAGCGTGACGACAGATGAAACGTAAGGAGGGAGAGGAGGGAGGCTATGGACTGTAGGCCTGTAGGTCGTCAACGGAGAGTTGCATGCACTCGACTTACGCCTTACGCAGTTCATTATATGCTGCGAATCGATGATGCgaaaataaaagcagccgaaatggaaaaatatctCGGAAGTATAATTTACGGTTGAATGAAATACTTACTCCACCCAAATCTTTAATTCTCGCTTCTATTTTGGCTGCGGTTGCATGGTTTTTTATGTCCAAGTAAAAAGTTTTTCCTTCTAACGGTTTCTTATCTTTTCGTACACGAACatctaaaatattacaaacatttttcaacgttttAACAAGCGTAAAACAAGAAATTTCTTACACGAAACAAGTCAACATATACTGATAGGTTAACAGATAAACTTTATCGCATCGCtcttataaaatgaaattaagaaaaagcaTTTTATTTACGTTCTTTTTCTCGAAGCTGTTCAATCGTTTTAAAAACCGAAAGAATGTGTGCAACGCAAAAATTAAACTGCGTACGTTTACATAAAATCGAGAACATTCGAAGATATCAATTAAACAGATATGTTGTGTATATGCGTTTTTGCAAAATTCCGAATAGTCAGAAAATATGATTGTCACAGTGTCTATTATAATCTTTGCCTTCACTCGTActacaatgaataaaatccaTGAATTAACGATAGTTATTAGAAATGCTGCACCGTTGGAGAAAGATATAACACAATAAGAAAAGTagcattttaatcatttagaCTAACAGTCATGCCGTACGATGAGATCATCATCATGTAAATGTCAAGGAACAAATGCATTTACGTCTTAGGACGGGATAAAGAAAGAGTTTTATGTGAATGTACCAGTTGTTATGCACACGAAAGGGAAGATAGTTGATGAGAGATTTGATTCCTCAAACACCAACCGTGCGTGCCGAGAAACATTAATACGCATATGTTACACGTACGTGACTGTTTGGTGAATTGATTTTCTCTCGGTGGCTGCTTCTGCTCTTGATGTTGGATTTTGGACGGAGATACCATTCCTATGCCATGCACCGCACACACAACAACTATATATTCCTTTCACTATCCTTTAGTATTTTCGAAACACTTTCCATTCTCGCAAGCGTGCCACATACCATCACAGATATCTCTCTGCATATTCACTAATCGCTCTCGTTTCTTTAAAAAACCATCACCGATCTAAACATCTTTCAACGTAATCTTCATTTTCTAACGAACATTCCTCAAAAATCCTGCGCACCGACCTGAACACGTCCATGAACTGAACTGTTATGCACAAACACCACggtttgatattttaaatggtAAACGCATATTTACAGGTCGccaacagaaaaaaaatttccGAATTCAAATAACTCAAATCTCGTGAGTAAATCCGtacgaaaaattcgaatcgtCCTTGCAATACttctttaactattttaagCAATTTCTTAGCAAAATTCTTTcactaatataatttctatgataattaataaaatttcaactgTTAAATATGCATTACTTTtcgaaatatatgtatagggATTTTTTTTAGTTCTCATTCGTAGTACATGTTTCGCGTCCCAAACAACAAGAGGGCGCTCCATAAAAGTGTAGAAAATGTCgtattatagttaataaaattgttaagtattCAAGAACATTTCCTTCTGTAAAtgacagaataaaaatgatttcttcaacgttatttaatttatgagagaatatatatttgttaaacatCGTTTTCTATCAAATGATATTTCAAGCGTTGCCGCGCTTTCGTGTTTGCGCCATCTGACAGTCAAATAACggcattattaataatttaaatgtttcattataGGTAGTGCCACAGGTTATCGTTCATTgcattctataaaaaaaaatgaaatgttaatgaaaaacatcGCGACCGATAATTTGTTGATGCATACAGTATCAGTTATACGCTAGTAAAtatcacaataaaaaaaaaaaagactaACCAGTGGAAATAGGTAGCAAATagtttgcaaatatttctgaatcAATTCATATAGAAGATCTGGAATTAAACAGACGTTTGTTTACTCTTTCAAAGGTTGCGTTAAACTTCAAACGAGACAAAACTTCGTCGGACGTTTCGAAAGAATTTGCTATACTGACTTTTAAACTGTTAGATATGTTATACGTAGTTTATTATAGAGTTCTTGGTTGCCAGAGCGGGATGAACGAAAATTTATCTGCTGTCAAATAAGTATGTATGATTTAATGTCAGTACAACTCGTGCATAACCTTACTTTTGAACATTTTACTTTTCGCAGGTTTACTTATAGGaatattgataacaataaaatcgtAGAGCTCGTGCTGTCAACAAATTTGAAGAATGTCGTGTACACTCGTACAACAGTTTGTTCAAAGACTTAAATCCAGAAATGAAGAGGCACGTAATAAAGCAGCCAGAGATTTATGTCTCTATGTTAAAACGGAATTGCGGGAAGCGTCGCAGGAAGAAATTACAGCGTTTATGGATGAATTCAACCATCATATATTCGAAATGGTATCCGGATCCGATGTAAATGAGAAAAAGGGTGGTATACTAGCCATAGTTTGCCTTATCGGCGCAGATGTAGGAAACATCAACACGCGAACCATAAGGTTTGCAAACTacttaagaaatttattacctTCCAATGATGTGGGTGTTATGGAACTGGCTGCTAAAACTGTCGGAAAGTTGGCGTTAGTTTCAGGTACTTATACAGCAGAATATGTAGAATTTGAAGTCAAACGTGCCTTTGAATGGCTAGGTGGAGATAGACACGAAGGCAAAAGACACGCCGCTGCTCTTGTATTAAGAGAACTTGCTGTTTCTATGccaacatatttttttcaacaagTCACTCCTTTTTTTGAACTTATATTTAACGCTGTACGCGATCCAAAACCTGTGATAAGGGAAGGTGCTGTAGAAGCATTGCGCGCCGCGTTGGTTGTTACCGCGCAGAGGGAAACCGCAAAACAGATGCACAAATCTCAATGGTATAAACAGTGCTATGATGAAATATTTGCCGGATTCGAGGAAGTATATACCAAGGAAAGAGGAGTAAATAGGGATGACAGAATACATggttcattattaatattaaatgaattacttAGATGCAGTAACGTCCAATGGGAAAGAAATTACGAAGCTTTAATGGAAAGATTGAACTGCTCTACTCAACAGAATGAAAACGATATATTGTCGCTGATGCCGCGCCTGAAAACTACCATAGTATCAAAATGGTCGAGTTGTTCTCAAAACTTATCAAATTCTCAACAAACGTTGTATCCGGCTCATGAATCGGCGGTTTGTCGTTGCTTGATGCAAGAGAGACTAGaagatatttataatgatGTAATGAATCAGAGAATGTCTAGAAATCTACACATTCAACACGCTTTGATGATGTTGTTGCCAAGGCTTGCTGCGTTCAATAAGGAGAAGTTTACACGCGATCATTTAAGAGAATCGCTGGCTTACTTGCTGTTAACACTACGTAGCAGAGAAAAGGATAGGTATGCTGCATTCACCACGATCGGATTTATAGCGGTTGCGGTAGAAGATGCAATTAATCCTTATCTTTCGAAAATTATGGAGGTGATCAAGAACTTATTGCCGTCTAAAGATACGTCTACCAAGAAGCGTAGTATATCTTTGGAACCTGCAGTCTTTGTGTGCATAACTTTGCTTGGACATGCCGTAAAACAAGTCATAGCTGCGGATGTGAGGGACTTGCTTGAATCCATGTTAACAACTGGATTAAGTCCAATTCTCACAACTTCCCTCAGAGAATTAGCTCATAGCGTACCATCGTTGAAACCTGACATATCTCAAGGGCTCTTGAGGATGCTATCTCAGGTGTTGATGCAGAAACCATTGAGGCATCCTGGTGCACCATGGACTACAACTAGTCCGATATCTGCAGTACCGACGGAAGTGGACATTCCTTCAACGGTACTGGCATTAAAAACACTTGGAACGTTCAACTTCGATGGTAATCCACTTTTACAATTCGTACGGCGATGCGCGGACCATTTTCTTACGTTTGAGCAAGCAGAAGTCCGACTGGAAGCTGTGAGAACATGTTCCAGGTTGTTAAGATTGGCATTGAACCAACCCGGTCCCACGGTAACAAATACCGTCTCCACTGTTCTTGGAAAATTGTTGGTTGTAGGTATAACAGACACGGATCCTGACGTGAGATTGTGGGTTTTAGCTTCCCTCGACGATTCCTTCGACATTCACTTGGCACAAGCGGAAAATCTGTCTGCGTTATTTATTGCTATGAACGACGAAATGTTCGAAATCAGAGAATTAGCGATCCGCACGATCGGGAGGCTGAGCACTATGAATCCCGCTTACGTAATGCCTTCTTTGCGCAAGACACTTATACAGTTTTTGACAGAGTTGGAGCATTCTGGTATGGGACGTAACAAGGAGCAGGCTGCCCGCATGCTGGATCATTTGGTCGTTAGTGCACCAAGACTTATAAGACCATACATGGAACCTATTTTGAAGGTTCTTGTTCCTAAGTTAAAAGAACCCGAATCGAATCCCGGAGTAATTTTAGCTGTACTGCGTGCTATTGGTGATTTGGCTGAGGTTAATGGTGCTGAGATGCAACAATGGATGCCAGAACTTCTCTCAATATTGCTTGAAATGTTAGTAGATGCCAGCTCCCCAGAAAAGAGAGGGGTAGCCTTATGGGTTCTAGGTCAGCTGGTCGGAAGTACAGGACACGTTGTAAAACCATACATGCAATATCCTTCGTTACTGGATGTGCTGATAAACTTTTTGAAAACCGAACAGCAACCTATTATTAGGAGAGAAACTATAAGGGTGCTTGGATTGTTAGGTGCTTTAGACCCATACAAACATAAAATGAACCTCGGTCAAATAGATTCTCAACTGGACACACTTACATCTATGGCCGATACCAAAAGCGAAACCGAGAACACACAAGATTTAACTACCAGCGAGATGCTAGTAAATATGTCCTCATCCACCTTAGAAGAGTACTACCCAGCGATTGCCATAGCTACGCTTATGAGAATCATTCGTGATCCAACGTTGTCTCAACACCATACCATGGTGGTACAGGcagtaacttttatatttaaaagtttgGGGATCAAGTGTGTACCGTATATCTCTCAGGTAATGCCCAGTTTTCTGAACGTTGTTCGTACTGCCGACGTTAACTTCCGCGAATACCTGTTTCAACAATTGGCTATTCTAATAGCCATCGTAAAGCAGCacattagaaattatttagacgACATATTTAACTTGATCAAAGAATTCTGGACCGTGAACAGCCCACTGCAAAGCACGTTGATCCTTCTGGTCGAGCATATTGCAGTCGCTTTGGGTGCAGAGTTCAAGATCTATTTGCCGCAATTGATGCCGCAGATATTAAGAGTATTGACGCACGACACTAGCAAAGACAGATCCGTTACGGTGAAGCTTCTTCAAGCTCTCCAGAAATTTGGAAACAATCTCGACAATTATTTGCATCTCGTTTTACCGCCGATAGTGAAACTGTTCCATGCAACAGACTGTCCGATAACCGTGAACAAAGTAGCTCTGGAAACCATCGATCACCTTGCAGATACATTGGATTTCACGGACTTTGCATCCAGAATCGTACATCCCCTGGTGCGGACTCTCGACCAATGTCCAGAGCTACGGAGCACAGCGATGGACACGTTGTGCGCACTGGTGATTCAGTTAGGAAAAAAGTATCAGATTTTTATACCTCTGGTACAGAAAATCATGACCAAGCATAAGATCATCAATTCGCGTTACGATGTGCTAATCGACAAAATTTTGACAGAGACTACCGTGGCCGACGGTGAAGATTTTCTGTTGATGAGGCATCGGCATTCAAGAAACAAGAATCGCGACTTGTCCCTGACCTCCTCGGACACAACCACCATAAAGAGATTGCATGTAACCGCCTCGAATCTTCAAAAGGCTTGGACAGCGACGAGAAGAGTTTCAAAGGATGATTGGCTAGAGTGGCTGAGGAGCTTGTCGATCGGTTTGCTCAAAGAATCACCATCGCCAGCGCTTAGATCCTGTTGGGCTCTAGCGCAAACTTATTCTCAATTACCTAGGGACTTGTTCAACGCGGCGTTCGTTTCTTGTTGGACCGAATTGGACGAAACTTACAGAGCCGAGTTAATACAAACGTTGCAGCAAGCGTTGATGGTTCCAGACTTGCCAGAAATCACGCAAACGATTCTGAATCTGGCGGAATTTATGGAACATTGTGATAAAGGGCCGTTACCATtggacaataaaattttaggaGAACGAGCGATGCACTGTAGAGCTTATGCAAAGGCTCTGCATTACAAGGAGGACGAATTTCACAAAAGCAGAAACAGCAATGTGTTCGAGTCGTTGATCTCCATCAACAATAAGTTGCAGCAGAAGGAGGCTGCGGAAGGTCTTCTGGAGTACGTGATGAACCAGAACAATCAACAAGATCTGAAAGTACAGGTGCGATGGTACGAGAAGCTGCATAATTGGGACAAAGCGTTGCAATTGTACAGAGAAAGATTGGAGGGAGATCCTACAGACGTTGAATCCTCTTTAGGCGAGATGCGCTGTTTAGAAGCTCTGGGAGAATGGGGACAACTACACGACGTCGCCACCAAATACTGGACGAACCAGAGCGACGAGACTAAGCAGAGAATGTCTAGAATGGCGGCGGCTGCGGCATGGGGTTTAAGCCAATGGGAGAGtatggaaaaatatgtttctttgATACCAAAAGACACTCAGGATGGTGCATTCTATAGGGCTGTATTAGCGATTCACGATGAACAATACAACGTTGCTCATCAGCTTATCGACAGCGCCAGAGATCTGTTGGACACAGAACTGACCGCTATGGCAGGCGAGAGCTATCAGCGAGCTTACAACGCTATGGTGGAAGTACAAAAGTTGGCGGAATTGGAAGAAGTGATACAATTCAAATTAGTCCCAGAAAGAAGATCGACCATCAAGTCCATGTGGTGGGAAAGACTTCAAGGTGGCCAACGAATAGTCGAGGACTGGCAAAAGATAATCCAGGTGCATACGTTGGTAATTTCACCACAGGACGACATGTACACCTGGCTGAAGTATGCAAGTCTTTGCAGAAAGAGCGGCAGCTTGATGTTGTGTCACAAAACCTTGGTAATGTTGCTTGGTGTGGATCCGTCGTTAACTCCTGACCAGCCGTTGCCAACGACTCATCCCCAGGTGACATTCGCTTACTGCAAGCACATGTGGGTTGCTAATAAAAGGGAGGAAGCATATGGTCAGCTTCAGAAGTTCGTGCAGACGTCTCGGCAGGCGACAGCAGTGTCCGTGACGAATC
This sequence is a window from Augochlora pura isolate Apur16 chromosome 9, APUR_v2.2.1, whole genome shotgun sequence. Protein-coding genes within it:
- the Tor gene encoding serine/threonine-protein kinase Tor, producing MSCTLVQQFVQRLKSRNEEARNKAARDLCLYVKTELREASQEEITAFMDEFNHHIFEMVSGSDVNEKKGGILAIVCLIGADVGNINTRTIRFANYLRNLLPSNDVGVMELAAKTVGKLALVSGTYTAEYVEFEVKRAFEWLGGDRHEGKRHAAALVLRELAVSMPTYFFQQVTPFFELIFNAVRDPKPVIREGAVEALRAALVVTAQRETAKQMHKSQWYKQCYDEIFAGFEEVYTKERGVNRDDRIHGSLLILNELLRCSNVQWERNYEALMERLNCSTQQNENDILSLMPRLKTTIVSKWSSCSQNLSNSQQTLYPAHESAVCRCLMQERLEDIYNDVMNQRMSRNLHIQHALMMLLPRLAAFNKEKFTRDHLRESLAYLLLTLRSREKDRYAAFTTIGFIAVAVEDAINPYLSKIMEVIKNLLPSKDTSTKKRSISLEPAVFVCITLLGHAVKQVIAADVRDLLESMLTTGLSPILTTSLRELAHSVPSLKPDISQGLLRMLSQVLMQKPLRHPGAPWTTTSPISAVPTEVDIPSTVLALKTLGTFNFDGNPLLQFVRRCADHFLTFEQAEVRLEAVRTCSRLLRLALNQPGPTVTNTVSTVLGKLLVVGITDTDPDVRLWVLASLDDSFDIHLAQAENLSALFIAMNDEMFEIRELAIRTIGRLSTMNPAYVMPSLRKTLIQFLTELEHSGMGRNKEQAARMLDHLVVSAPRLIRPYMEPILKVLVPKLKEPESNPGVILAVLRAIGDLAEVNGAEMQQWMPELLSILLEMLVDASSPEKRGVALWVLGQLVGSTGHVVKPYMQYPSLLDVLINFLKTEQQPIIRRETIRVLGLLGALDPYKHKMNLGQIDSQLDTLTSMADTKSETENTQDLTTSEMLVNMSSSTLEEYYPAIAIATLMRIIRDPTLSQHHTMVVQAVTFIFKSLGIKCVPYISQVMPSFLNVVRTADVNFREYLFQQLAILIAIVKQHIRNYLDDIFNLIKEFWTVNSPLQSTLILLVEHIAVALGAEFKIYLPQLMPQILRVLTHDTSKDRSVTVKLLQALQKFGNNLDNYLHLVLPPIVKLFHATDCPITVNKVALETIDHLADTLDFTDFASRIVHPLVRTLDQCPELRSTAMDTLCALVIQLGKKYQIFIPLVQKIMTKHKIINSRYDVLIDKILTETTVADGEDFLLMRHRHSRNKNRDLSLTSSDTTTIKRLHVTASNLQKAWTATRRVSKDDWLEWLRSLSIGLLKESPSPALRSCWALAQTYSQLPRDLFNAAFVSCWTELDETYRAELIQTLQQALMVPDLPEITQTILNLAEFMEHCDKGPLPLDNKILGERAMHCRAYAKALHYKEDEFHKSRNSNVFESLISINNKLQQKEAAEGLLEYVMNQNNQQDLKVQVRWYEKLHNWDKALQLYRERLEGDPTDVESSLGEMRCLEALGEWGQLHDVATKYWTNQSDETKQRMSRMAAAAAWGLSQWESMEKYVSLIPKDTQDGAFYRAVLAIHDEQYNVAHQLIDSARDLLDTELTAMAGESYQRAYNAMVEVQKLAELEEVIQFKLVPERRSTIKSMWWERLQGGQRIVEDWQKIIQVHTLVISPQDDMYTWLKYASLCRKSGSLMLCHKTLVMLLGVDPSLTPDQPLPTTHPQVTFAYCKHMWVANKREEAYGQLQKFVQTSRQATAVSVTNQEDEKQQEARKRLLARCYLKLGEWLEALQGINEHSIPAVLSYYAAATEHDPTWYKAWHAFAYTNFETVLFYKHQQGESNAETGPGNATRNNLSSSQYISKFTVPAVEGFFRSINLSHGNSLQDTLRLLTLWFDYGQWPEVYEAIVEGIRLIEINTWLQVIPQLIARIDTPRALVGRCIHHLLIDIGKAHPQALIYPLTVASKSASQARKTAANRILRSMCEHSPTLVQQAMMASDELIRVAILWHELWHEGLEEASRLYFGESNFTGMLETLDPLHAMLERGPQTLKETSFNQAYGRDLMEAKEWCQKYKASCNSRDINQAWDLYYHVFRRISRQLPTLTSLELQYVSPKLLLCRDLELAVPGSYSPGQPVVRIASIHSSMQVITSKQRPRKLCIKGSNGKDYMFLLKGHEDLRQDERVMQLFGLVNTLLLHDPDTFRRNLTIQRYAVIPLSTNSGLIGWVPHCDTLHTLIRDYREKKKILLNIEHKIMLRMAPGYDHLELIQKVEVFEHALEHTHGDDLSRLVWLKSPSSEVWFDRRTNYTRSLAVMSMVGYILGLGDRHPSNLMLDRLSGKILHIDFGDCFEVAMTREKFPEKIPFRLTRMLINAMEVTGIEGTYRRTCESVMSVLHRNKDSLMAVLEAFVYDPLLNWRLMDNVTLKSKRSDAQGMSANSNQEHGDTLDSLTATLPKKGVPCSIENGGDTNQPEALNKKALTIITRVRDKLTGRDFSHEETLNIQRQVDLLIQQATNTENLCQCYIGWCPFW